In a genomic window of Akkermansia massiliensis:
- a CDS encoding replication-associated recombination protein A: MSMKKDDTPGLFAAFADRPLADRLRPAALEEIVGQDHLLGEGGPIRLMADSGKLTSFVLWGPPGCGKTTLARILATRTSMHFVALSAVFSGMADLRKAFDEAAKRREYGQGTLLFVDEIHRFNRAQQDGFLPYVENGTVTLVGATTENPSFELNSALLSRCKVFVMHSLDAPALESIIERAESLLQRKLPLAPEARATLIELAGGDGRYLINLMESVFDLCKPDETLDTPALLKIVQQRAPVYDKDREGHYNLISALHKSLRGSDTDAALYWAARMLQGGEDPLYLLRRLTRFAMEDISLADPAALQMAIAAWDTYERLGSPEGELAIAELVIYLGCAPKSNSAYTAWGAARKAAREYGSLMPPAHILNAPTKLMKELGYGKNYAYDHDAPDAFSGQNYFPDKMPRRQFYKPPERGFEREINKRLAYWDKLRRQRAEEDSGSSGTRRSRKKPPAPEEQAPS, encoded by the coding sequence ATGAGCATGAAAAAAGACGACACGCCGGGCCTGTTTGCCGCCTTCGCGGACCGGCCCCTGGCGGACCGCCTGAGACCGGCCGCCCTGGAGGAAATCGTGGGCCAGGACCACCTGCTGGGGGAGGGAGGGCCCATCCGGCTCATGGCGGATTCCGGCAAGCTGACCAGCTTCGTCCTGTGGGGGCCGCCCGGCTGCGGAAAAACCACGCTGGCGCGCATCCTGGCTACGCGCACGTCCATGCACTTCGTCGCGCTCTCCGCCGTCTTCTCGGGCATGGCGGATCTGAGGAAAGCCTTTGACGAGGCCGCCAAACGGCGGGAATACGGCCAGGGAACCCTCCTCTTCGTGGATGAAATCCACCGGTTCAACCGCGCCCAGCAGGACGGCTTCCTGCCATACGTGGAAAACGGAACCGTCACGCTCGTGGGCGCCACCACGGAAAACCCCTCCTTTGAACTGAACAGCGCCCTTCTCTCCCGCTGCAAGGTCTTCGTCATGCATTCCCTGGACGCTCCGGCGCTGGAAAGCATCATTGAGCGGGCGGAATCCCTTCTCCAGCGCAAGCTGCCGCTCGCCCCGGAAGCGCGCGCCACCCTCATTGAACTGGCGGGCGGAGACGGCCGCTACCTCATCAACCTGATGGAAAGCGTCTTTGACCTCTGCAAGCCTGACGAGACGCTGGACACGCCGGCCCTGCTGAAAATCGTCCAGCAGCGCGCCCCGGTTTACGACAAGGACCGGGAGGGCCACTACAACCTCATCAGCGCCCTGCACAAGTCCCTGCGCGGCTCTGATACGGACGCCGCCCTGTACTGGGCCGCACGCATGCTCCAGGGCGGGGAAGACCCGCTCTACCTGCTGCGCCGCCTCACCCGCTTCGCCATGGAGGACATCAGCCTGGCGGACCCCGCCGCGCTGCAAATGGCCATTGCCGCATGGGACACCTATGAACGCCTGGGCTCTCCGGAAGGAGAGCTGGCGATCGCGGAACTGGTCATCTACCTGGGCTGCGCCCCCAAATCCAACAGCGCCTACACCGCCTGGGGAGCGGCCCGGAAGGCGGCCAGGGAATACGGCTCCCTGATGCCTCCGGCGCACATCCTGAACGCTCCCACCAAATTGATGAAGGAGCTGGGCTACGGAAAAAATTACGCGTACGACCACGACGCGCCGGACGCCTTTTCCGGGCAGAACTACTTTCCGGACAAAATGCCCCGCCGCCAGTTCTACAAGCCGCCGGAACGGGGCTTTGAACGGGAAATCAACAAGCGGCTGGCATACTGGGACAAACTGCGCCGCCAGCGGGCAGAGGAGGATTCCGGAAGCTCCGGCACGCGGAGGAGCCGGAAAAAGCCCCCCGCTCCGGAGGAACAGGCCCCCTCATGA
- a CDS encoding beta-N-acetylhexosaminidase, producing the protein MFRYVSPVFLFLLSGVCCMPVNAQDQIIPRPVSVKVADGNAAKPVKLDGGTRIVCREKDAGFQRQARLLQQFLSRGTGLSLAGAGGAETIRIEKDASLKQYGPEAYRLEAAPGNIVIKAAAPKGVYYAGQSLAQMLPAAFFDGGADKGAVSWTVAEKPFSMLDYPRFAWRAFMLDEARHFFGEEEVKRLIDQMGLLKMNILHWHLSDDAGWRVQIKKYPKLTSIGSKRRDTEIETWGSGKYAGRPHEGFYTQEQIRRIVSYAADRNITIVPEIDIPGHSAAATFSYPELKLSAKPVTEIPVSFNDGTAFDPTNERTYQFLGDVMTELVALFPGGIIHIGGDEVRYKKYWADVPHIEQFMKKKGIKTFPDLQIMFTNRISGMLAKKGVRMIGWNEILGSDVHNDGGQGAALGKLDGKAIIHFWCGADKIAAKAIREGHQVVNSTSRMTYMNKDYGQLPLSKSYSFEPVFAGLKPKEQKNVIGLGCQVWTEWIADVEKLHRRVFPRIAAYAETGWSRKEDKDFKDFQRRLPGYEKILDVLNIKHGEGK; encoded by the coding sequence ATGTTCCGCTATGTTTCCCCTGTATTCCTTTTCCTGCTCTCCGGAGTGTGCTGCATGCCCGTGAACGCGCAGGACCAGATCATTCCCCGGCCCGTATCCGTCAAGGTTGCGGACGGGAACGCGGCAAAGCCCGTGAAGCTGGATGGAGGCACGCGCATCGTGTGCCGGGAGAAGGACGCCGGGTTCCAGCGGCAGGCCCGGCTGCTGCAGCAGTTTTTATCACGCGGAACAGGACTGTCCCTGGCAGGGGCGGGGGGCGCAGAAACTATCCGCATTGAGAAGGATGCTTCCCTGAAACAGTACGGACCGGAGGCTTACCGGCTGGAGGCGGCGCCTGGAAATATCGTGATCAAGGCCGCTGCTCCAAAAGGGGTGTACTACGCCGGGCAGAGCCTGGCGCAGATGCTGCCTGCCGCGTTTTTTGACGGTGGAGCGGACAAGGGCGCCGTAAGCTGGACCGTGGCGGAGAAGCCTTTTTCCATGCTGGATTACCCGCGGTTTGCGTGGCGCGCCTTCATGCTGGATGAAGCGAGGCATTTTTTTGGAGAGGAGGAGGTGAAGAGGCTGATTGACCAGATGGGGCTTCTGAAAATGAATATCCTGCACTGGCATTTGTCCGACGATGCCGGATGGCGCGTCCAGATTAAAAAGTATCCCAAGCTGACCTCCATCGGCAGCAAGCGGAGAGACACGGAGATAGAGACGTGGGGGAGCGGCAAGTATGCGGGCAGGCCCCATGAAGGTTTTTATACGCAGGAGCAGATCAGGCGTATTGTGAGCTACGCGGCCGACCGGAACATAACGATTGTGCCGGAGATAGATATTCCGGGGCATTCCGCCGCCGCTACGTTTTCCTATCCGGAATTGAAGTTGTCCGCCAAGCCCGTGACGGAGATTCCCGTGAGCTTCAATGACGGAACTGCCTTTGATCCCACCAACGAGCGGACCTATCAGTTTCTGGGAGATGTCATGACGGAACTGGTCGCCCTGTTTCCCGGCGGCATCATCCACATCGGCGGGGACGAGGTGCGCTATAAGAAGTACTGGGCCGACGTACCCCACATTGAGCAGTTCATGAAGAAGAAGGGGATCAAGACATTCCCTGATCTTCAGATCATGTTTACGAACCGGATTTCCGGCATGCTGGCAAAGAAGGGAGTACGGATGATCGGATGGAATGAAATTCTGGGGTCCGACGTGCACAATGACGGCGGCCAGGGGGCCGCTCTGGGCAAGCTGGACGGTAAGGCCATTATTCATTTCTGGTGCGGGGCCGACAAAATAGCCGCCAAGGCGATCCGGGAAGGCCACCAGGTGGTCAATTCCACTTCCCGCATGACTTATATGAATAAGGATTACGGCCAGCTTCCCCTGTCCAAATCCTATTCCTTTGAACCCGTTTTTGCGGGGTTGAAGCCGAAAGAGCAGAAGAATGTCATCGGTCTTGGCTGCCAGGTCTGGACGGAGTGGATTGCGGATGTGGAAAAGCTGCACCGCCGCGTTTTTCCCCGCATAGCCGCTTATGCGGAGACGGGCTGGAGCCGGAAGGAGGACAAGGATTTTAAGGATTTCCAGAGGCGTCTGCCGGGGTATGAGAAGATTCTGGATGTCCTGAACATCAAGCACGGGGAAGGGAAGTAA
- a CDS encoding hydrolase, producing the protein MSLISSHYHQLYTPEDAAVVFIDHQPQMTFGVANINRADLINNVTLLAKAAKLFQVPTVITAVETEGFSGYVWPQLLDIFPGQHVIERTSMNSWDSDEFRKAIKATGRKNILLTGLWTEVCVTWPAIEMIGDGYNIYVVEDCCGATSKDAQKAALSRIVQAGGTRLTTIGALLEFQRDWKNKEHYDALMNLLKQQGGAYGVGVEYAYTMVHHAPQSALSPQVVKHDA; encoded by the coding sequence ATGTCCCTGATATCCTCGCATTATCATCAGCTGTATACGCCGGAAGACGCTGCCGTAGTTTTCATTGACCACCAGCCCCAAATGACCTTTGGCGTAGCCAACATCAACCGTGCCGATCTGATCAATAACGTCACCCTGCTGGCGAAGGCCGCCAAGCTGTTCCAGGTGCCCACCGTGATTACGGCCGTGGAAACGGAGGGCTTTTCCGGCTATGTCTGGCCCCAGCTCCTGGATATTTTTCCAGGCCAGCATGTCATTGAACGCACGTCCATGAATTCCTGGGATTCCGACGAGTTCCGGAAGGCCATCAAGGCGACGGGCCGCAAGAATATCCTCCTTACCGGGCTCTGGACGGAAGTGTGCGTCACGTGGCCGGCTATTGAGATGATCGGCGACGGTTATAACATTTACGTGGTGGAGGACTGCTGCGGCGCCACCTCCAAGGACGCCCAGAAAGCGGCCCTTTCCCGCATCGTCCAGGCGGGCGGCACGCGGCTGACGACCATCGGCGCCCTTCTGGAGTTCCAGCGCGACTGGAAGAACAAGGAACATTACGACGCCCTGATGAATCTGCTCAAGCAGCAGGGCGGCGCTTACGGCGTGGGCGTGGAGTACGCCTACACGATGGTTCACCATGCTCCCCAGTCCGCCCTGTCCCCGCAGGTGGTGAAGCATGACGCCTGA
- a CDS encoding antibiotic biosynthesis monooxygenase — translation MNAINPSEEVTVVVRRHILPGHEGQFEHAMRDFVNFVLSCPGHVGISVLRPSDGNGEYVVVDRFASAAARKALVSSPEYERWMKLLGAHTEGEAHIQEMNGLDAWLNQPGTPMMTPPRYKTAAATYLGVCLVIFLLNITVGGPIRALLPAWLSFFLFNACVVALLTWVFMPLISSILSPWLFRAQAGTIPGTTPNHDENNEKQ, via the coding sequence ATGAACGCCATCAATCCTTCAGAGGAAGTGACCGTTGTGGTGCGCCGGCATATTCTGCCGGGGCATGAAGGCCAGTTTGAGCACGCCATGCGGGATTTCGTCAATTTTGTGCTGAGCTGCCCCGGGCATGTGGGCATCAGCGTCCTGCGGCCCTCCGACGGAAACGGGGAGTATGTGGTGGTGGACCGTTTCGCGAGCGCCGCCGCCAGAAAAGCCCTGGTTTCCTCCCCGGAGTACGAACGCTGGATGAAGCTGCTGGGAGCCCATACGGAAGGGGAGGCCCATATCCAGGAGATGAACGGCCTGGACGCCTGGTTGAACCAGCCGGGCACCCCGATGATGACGCCGCCGCGCTACAAGACGGCGGCGGCTACTTATCTGGGCGTGTGCCTGGTCATCTTTCTTCTGAACATTACCGTGGGAGGGCCCATCCGCGCCCTTTTGCCCGCATGGCTCTCCTTTTTCCTGTTCAACGCCTGTGTGGTGGCGCTGCTGACCTGGGTATTCATGCCGCTGATCAGCAGCATTCTGTCTCCCTGGCTTTTCAGGGCGCAGGCCGGAACCATTCCGGGAACAACCCCGAACCATGATGAAAACAATGAAAAACAATGA